One Spinacia oleracea cultivar Varoflay chromosome 4, BTI_SOV_V1, whole genome shotgun sequence DNA segment encodes these proteins:
- the LOC110794714 gene encoding probable purine permease 11 — MAVTDVGETILAKDGGQTVMPILFKLNRWQWWLLVGLNIFFLVAGQTASVLLGRYYYDKGGSSTIMATLVQTAGFPILFIPLLFLPASENSPTPSDSLSGKYICLIYIGLGIVLAGDNFLYSYGLLYLSASTYSLICATQLAFNAIFAYFINSQKFTPLILNAVVILSYSAALLGVNESSDAPEGVTKGQYAIAFLCTIGASAVYSLLLSLMQLTFQKALKKVSFSVVLEMQIYPSIVASIVSVAALFISGQWQTLEGEMNGFHTGKVSYVMTLVWTAVCWQVCSVGVVGLIFLVSSLFSNVISTVALVVGPIASVIAFHDKMNGVKIIVMLQALWGFASYLYQNYLDDSRSNELRRQMDANETRVAAC; from the exons ATGGCCGTCACAG ATGTTGGAGAAACAATCTTGGCTAAAGATGGGGGACAAACGGTAATGCCAATACTTTTCAAACTAAACCGTTGGCAATGGTGGCTTTTAGTGGGACTCAATATTTTCTTCCTTGTAGCCGGACAAACTGCTTCTGTACTTTTAGGAAGATATTATTATGATAAGGGTGGCTCCAGCACGATTATGGCCACCCTTGTTCAAACTGCCGGGTTTCCTATTCTTTTTATCCCGCTCCTATTTCTTCCAGCTTCCGAAAATTCTCCAACCCCTTCTGACTCACTCTCCGGAAAGTATATTTGCTTAATTTACATCGGTCTAGGAATAGTTCTTGCTGGGGACAATTTTTTGTACTCTTACGGACTCTTATATCTCTCTGCCTCAACGTATTCTCTCATTTGCGCTACCCAATTAGCTTTCAATGCTATCTTTGCTTACTTCATCAATTCTCAGAAGTTCACCCCATTGATTCTGAATGCTGTAGTCATTCTTTCATATTCCGCTGCTCTGCTTGGGGTTAACGAGAGTTCTGATGCACCGGAAGGGGTAACCAAGGGACAGTATGCCATTGCATTTCTGTGCACCATTGGAGCTTCAGCTGTTTACTCGCTATTGCTTTCACTGATGCAGCTTACCTTCCAAAAGGCACTGAAAAAAGTATCGTTCTCTGTTGTTTTAGAGATGCAAATCTATCCATCAATTGTTGCAAGTATTGTTTCTGTTGCTGCTCTATTTATAAGTGGGCAGTGGCAGACATTGGAAGGTGAAATGAACGGTTTTCACACCGGGAAAGTTTCTTATGTGATGACGTTGGTTTGGACCGCTGTATGTTGGCAGGTTTGCTCAGTTGGTGTTGTAGGGTTGATCTTTTTGGTATCTTCATTGTTTTCAAATGTTATCAGTACCGTGGCATTGGTTGTTGGTCCTATCGCTTCAGTCATAGCCTTCCATGACAAGATGAATGGTGTTAAGATAATTGTTATGCTTCAAGCACTTTGGGGATTTGCTTCTTATCTCTATCAGAATTACCTTGATGATTCTAGATCAAACGAGTTACGGAGACAAATGGATGCTAACGAGACGAGGGTTGCTGCTTGTTGA
- the LOC110794715 gene encoding U11/U12 small nuclear ribonucleoprotein 48 kDa protein has translation MNPHYPVPNSSTSFFNPLNPNPIFQNPQFNLCPPLPSPPVQSPSHPQIPLSDLPNCLSSLKSLLQSSNSTLQSLSSLLPPLSLSSDSLIQCPSNPNHWVPPNSLFLHSLHCPSSLDLGTDLDSLQYPKTLKSEQHLIQQNKFVQPLNDPTSELCFSLDDYVDFGSNFFYQGCLGVVSSADDDATRRIFTLPGVLSVECANFVGVSDRETDGFWESSVKILPSEMWVVKGEFEQWSDYPNEYSYSVVRAFVCLECVKESDLLPWLIANSPRFGVVIDVAMRDHMSVLFRLCLKAMRREAAHSYGSLFKSNVGDNGHKLDVKSLRFKCPVTVEVLRRLTSQLSILYGETSAKSFVIDMLRHLLLKAVSHALLFPLDSKIEHSSAIEQENTTVVGQSAREVRENEGNDRIDERILSRSVFVYQIAAAIAALHERSMLEKRIRALRNPLPLPAFQRMAEHQHISKKADEERQKRPDYRRLIEHDSFPFQRQHDQDNMKMKTREELLAEERDYKRRRMSYRGKKLKRSTKEVMRDIIEEYMEVIKETGGIGGLTKEEADGEKSTFKNSPAHNNSTNFEMAHHSANDQQHGYTKSLDYKYESKDKKHIDACPSRKERHKREPYGHRPLEDERTKRDRSSRDYHSRSPSADRRPSRPREHRNHTRNQDVMETVEAERSKSKYSARNVSSYNDQKSLYSTSGTLKNSSGRKDKRKLESPERGRWKRHENDERDLSRRGEFNDRYDPSAASG, from the exons ATGAATCCTCACTACCCAGTTCCCAATTCTTCCACCTCCTTCTTCAACCCCTTAAACCCTAACCCTATTTTCCAAAATCCCCAATTCAATTTATGCCCACCTTTACCGTCACCACCAGTTCAATCTCCATCGCACCCTCAAATCCCTCTTTCCGACTTACCCAATTGTCTTTCTTCACTCAAAAGCCTCCTGCAATCATCAAACTCTACTCTTCAATCGCTATCCTCTCTCCTCCCCCCTCTTTCCCTCTCCTCCGATTCCCTAATTCAATGCCCCTCAAACCCTAATCACTGGGTTCCCCCAAATTCCCTCTTTCTACACTCGCTTCATTGCCCTTCATCACTTGATTTGGGCACAGACTTAGATTCCCTCCAGTACCCTAAAACCCTGAAATCTGAACAGCATTTGATTCAGCAGAACAAGTTTGTTCAGCCCCTTAATGACCCCACATCAGAGCTCTGCTTCTCCCTCGACGATTATGTCGATTTTGGTTCCAATTTCTTTTACCAGGGTTGCCTGGGTGTTGTTAGCTCAGCAGATGATGATGCTACTAGGAGGATTTTTACACTTCCCGGAGTTTTATCAGTCGAATGTGCGAATTTCGTTGGTGTTAGTGACAGGGAAACTGATGGGTTCTGGGAAAGTAGTGTTAAGATACTTCCATCCGAAATGTGGGTTGTTAAAGGTGAGTTTGAGCAGTGGAGTGATTACCCCAATGAGTACTCATACAGTGTTGTTAGGGCCTTcgtgtgtttggaatgtgtgaAAGAAAGTGATTTGTTGCCGTGGTTAATTGCGAATTCGCCTCGTTTTGGTGTTGTAATTGATGTAGCTATGAGGGATCATATGTCTGTACTCTTTAGACTTTGCTTGAAAGCAATGAGGAGAGAGGCTGCACATTCGTATGGATCTTTGTTCAAGAGTAATGTTGGGGATAATGGTCATAAGTTGGATGTAAAATCATTGAGGTTTAAGTGTCCTGTTACGGTTGAAGTTCTGAGAAGGCTGACATCACAGTTATCCATCTTGTATGGCGAAACAAGTGCGAAATCTTTTGTTATTGATATGCTTCGGCATTTGTTGCTTAAGGCTGTATCTCATGCCTTATTGTTTCCTTTAGACAGCAAAATTGAACACAGCTCTGCCATTGAGCAAGAGAATACTACTGTGGTGGGTCAGTCTGCAAGGGAAGTTAGGGAGAACGAAGGAAATGATAGAATAGATGAAAGGATCCTTAGCAGGTCTGTTTTTGTGTACCAAATAGCAGCTGCTATAGCCGCATTGCACGAAAGGTCAATGCTTGAAAAAAGAATCAGGGCTCTCCGGAATCCTCTGCCGCTTCCTGCTTTTCAACG GATGGCTGAGCATCAGCATATTTCAAAGAAGGCGGATGAGGAACGCCAAAAGCGTCCTGATTATAGACGATTGATTGAGCACGATAGCTTCCCTTTTCAGAGGCAACATGATCAG GACAATATGAAGATGAAGACTAGAGAAGAGTTATTGGCTGAAGAAAGGGACTACAAACGACGCAGAATGTCCTATCGTGGAAAGAAGCTAAAGCGATCCACAAAAGAG GTGATGAGGGATATCATAGAAGAGTACATGGAAGTTATTAAGGAGACAGGAGGAATTGGAGGCCTTACCAAGGAAGAAGCAGATGGAGAAAAGTCAACATTTAAGAATTCTCCTGCTCATAATAACTCTACGAACTTTGAGATGGCTCATCACTCAGCAAATGATCAGCAGCATGGATATACGAAATCACTGGATTATAAATATGAATCTAAGGACAAAAAACATATTGATGCTTGTCCTAGTAGAAAAGAGCGACATAAAAGAGAACCTTACGGTCACAGACCACTTGAGGATGAAAGAACGAAAAGGGATAGAAGCTCTAGGGACTATCATTCGAGAAGCCCTAGTGCAGATAGAAGACCCAGTCGGCCAAGAGAGCATAGGAATCACACAAGGAATCAAGATGTTATGGAAACAGTTGAAGCTGAACGTTCCAAAAGCAAGTATTCTGCTCGTAATGTATCAAGCTATAATGACCAGAAATCACTGTATTCTACATCAGGCACTTTGAAAAACTCTTCTGGTAGAAAGGACAAAAGGAAATTAGAATCTCCAGAAAGAGGTAGATGGAAAAGGCATGAGAATGATGAAAGGGATTTATCAAGAAGGGGTGAATTCAATGATCGGTATGATCCTTCTGCAGCTAGTGGATAA
- the LOC130472544 gene encoding uncharacterized protein: MCMKRPFMFLSLLVPGPKNPKGNLDVYMQPLIEELKQLWEVGAMTYDISSKQNFNLRAALLWTISDFPAYGMLSGWSTAGKKACPYCMDKSKAFWLEHGGKVSWFDCHRQFLPHDHPFRKNKTAFCKNKVENGMGPHIMCGEELWQCVKDLPKATDGPEALKKLKSAKMGWFKQSILWELPYWKDLLLRHNLDVMHIEKKFFDQLINTVMDVKGSTSDTTSARKDMAKYCKRRQLELGNGNQTMPKAPFALDKAQKKVLCEWVRDLKFPDAYASNLSRCVNLQSCKLYGMKSHDCHVFMERLLPVALKELLPLHVWKAITEISQFFRDLCAPTIKASDIDRLDKNIAEILCKLEKIFPPAFFNSMEHLPVHLPHEAKVGGPVQYRWMYPFERFLNHLKRKVGNKARVEGSICNAYLMEEITNFCSHYFQPEVDTKARDLGRNVHSVVENQHDVNIPEMFRVDCGRAITNGRLRFLQDMEYDRAHLYVLANSGILGEYER, from the exons ATGTGTATGAAAAGACCATTCATGTTCCTTTCTTTGCTCGTTCCCGGTCCTAAAAATCCTAAAGGAAACTTGGATGTGTACATGCAACCACTCATTGAAGAGTTGAAACAGTTATGGGAGGTTGGGGCTATGACTTATGACATCTCAAGCAAGCAGAATTTCAACCTCCGCGCAGCCCTTTTGTGGACTATTAGTGATTTTCCTGCATATGGAATGCTATCTGGATGGTCCACGGCCGGAAAGAAGGCTTGCCCTTATTGTATGGATAAAAGCAAGGCATTTTGGCTTGAACATGGAGGTAAAGTTTCATGGTTTGATTGCCATCGACAATTCCTTCCACATGATCACCCTTTTCGAAAGAATAAAACAGCTTTCTGCAAAAACAAAGTTGAAAATGGCATGGGTCCGCATATAATGTGTGGAGAAGAATTGTGGCAATGCGTGAAGGACTTGCCTAAAGCAACTGATGGTCCTGAAGCTCTTAAGAAGTTGAAGAGTGCCAAAATGGGTTGGTTCAAACAAAGTATTCTATGGGAACTCCCATATTGGAAGGATTTGCTTCTTCGTCACAACTTGGATGTCATGCACattgaaaagaaattttttGACCAACTCATAAACACTGTGATGGATGTGAAAGGTAGCACCTCGGACACCACTAGTGCAAGGAAAGATATGGCTAAGTATTGTAAACGTCGGCAGTTAGAGCTTGGAAATGGAAATCAAACCATGCCAAAAGCACCCTTTGCACTTGACAAGGCTCAAAAGAAGGTGTTATGTGAATGGGTTCGAGACTTGAAATTCCCGGATGCTTATGCTTCAAACTTGAGCAGGTGTGTTAATCTTCAATCATGCAAGCTGTATGGAATGAAGAGCCACGATTGTCATGTCTTCATGGAGAGGTTACTTCCGGTTGCTTTGAAGGAGTTGCTTCCCTTGCATGTTTGGAAGGCAATTACAGAGATTAGTCAATTCTTCCGAGACTTATGCGCCCCCACTATCAAAGCGAGTGACATAGATCGCTTGGATAAGAATATAGCTGAGATCTTGTGCAAGCTAGAGAAGATTTTTCCACCTGCATTTTTCAACTCAATGGAACACTTGCCAGTTCATCTTCCACATGAGGCAAAGGTTGGTGGTCCCGTCCAGTACAGGTGGATGTACCCATTTGAAAG GTTTCTTAACCATTTGAAGCGTAAGGTTGGAAATAAGGCACGTGTAGAAGGCTCCATATGCAATGCTTACCTAATGGAGGAGATTACGAACTTTTGTTCCCACTATTTTCAACCTGAGGTTGACACCAAAGCAAGGGATCTAGGAAGAAATGTCCATTCGGTTGTTGAGAACCAACATGACGTTAATATCCCCGAGATGTTCAGGGTGGATTGTGGTCGTGCAATTACTAATGGCCGTTTGCGCTTCTTGCAAGACATGGAGTATGATCGAGCACATCTTTATGTGCTTGCAAACAGTGGCATCTTAGGTGAATATGAAAGGTaa